From Rhododendron vialii isolate Sample 1 chromosome 10a, ASM3025357v1, the proteins below share one genomic window:
- the LOC131303320 gene encoding tetraspanin-19-like → MKDTMKCCVQLFLKLVNSIMGIVGISMILYSSWMVRVWQRDMEGSSSGFHNHSIPWFIYAFLGIGITLCAITCLGHVAAKTANPHCLSAYMVTIFLLLLAETALISDIILNSDWEKDLPEDRTGRFDDFEDFVEPNFDTCKWIGLLIVLAQGCSILLATVLKTLEKDTGKHYDSDDDYAAHRLPFVNNSVHPLPCTVADFPLPSKSKTWTLRKDSQ, encoded by the exons ATGAAAGACACTATGAAGTGTTGTGTCCAATTGTTTCTGAAACTTGTGAACTCAATCATGGGAATTGTTGGGATTTCAATGATCTTATATAGCTCGTGGATGGTTAGAGTTTGGCAGAGAGACATGGAAGGCTCGTCTTCTGGTTTTCACAACCACTCTATTCCATG GTTTATTTATGCTTTCCTTGGCATTGGAATCACCTTATGTGCTATTACATGCCTTGGCCATGTTGCTGCAAAAACTGCAAATCCCCATTGCCTTTCTGCT TATATGGTCACAATCTTTTTGCTTCTTCTAGCGGAGACTGCATTGATATCAGACATAATCCTAAATTCTGACTGGGAGAAG GACTTGCCTGAAGATCGAACAGGAAGGTTTGATGATTTCGAGGATTTCGTGGAGCCGAATTTCGACACCTGCAAATGGATTGGCTTGTTGATTGTCTTAGCACAG GGATGTTCGATCCTATTGGCCACAGTCCTAAAAACTCTTGAGAAAGATACGGGAAAACACTATGACAGTGATGATGATTACGCTGCGCATAGGCTTCCGTTTGTGAACAATTCTGTGCATCCGCTTCCTTGCACAGTTGCCGACTTCCCACTTCCCTCCAAGAGCAAAACCTGGACGTTAAGGAAAGATTCACAATGA